One Oryza glaberrima chromosome 11, OglaRS2, whole genome shotgun sequence genomic region harbors:
- the LOC127754728 gene encoding putative serpin-Z5, translating to MASKTKASKRSRHDPGFAAVARPPSCPGLTELAIRLARRIPASAAAGGGGNLVFSPLSVYAALALVAAGAAGDTLAELLGVLGVASYDELAGLVGRLARKALADMSGTGGPCVSFVSTVWHDMARTLAPSFHAAAVLSFMAETHAVDMRSRQTAGQINAWAKKATNELIDSVIDGELPTDADVVVTNADVVVTNAVYFKGKWEEPFKKRLTITDKFHRLGAAAAVDARFMRSTLPRHHIACHDGFKVLRLPYEQGRRPPWSPPPSRFSMFVFLPDARDGLWDLLDEMASTPDLLQAALPTKTVRVGKFMLPKFKLTFSDDIAGVLRDLGLDVTFSDGEADFSKMVEEDGCSGGGRPLSMRSVVHKAVIEVNEEGTEAAAVTGATLCLASAKRPRPVVVDFVADHPFAFFVIEETTGAVVFAAHVLDPSSKPGAVDEDDDDDDVVDYRSTPGASEEVDDDDNMNHQVGMIGCLRELWGCCCMPFAVVRNFVKFLVWMNT from the coding sequence ATGGCATCCAAGACGAAGGCGAGCAAGAGGTCGCGCCACGACCCCGGGTTcgccgcggtggcgcggccgccgtcgtgCCCAGGCCTGACGGAGCTCGCCATCCGCCTCGCCAGGAGGATCCCGGCgagtgccgccgccggcggcggcggcaacctcgTGTTCTCGCCGCTGTCGGTCTACGCCGCGCTCGCGCTGgtcgccgcgggcgccgccggcgacacgcTCGCCGAGCTCCTCGGCGTCCTCGGCGTGGCGTCCTACGACGAGCTGGCCGGCCTCGTCGGCCGGCTCGCCAGGAAGGCCCTCGCCGACATGTCCGGCACGGGTGGGCCGTGCGTGTCATTCGTGTCCACCGTGTGGCACGACATGGCCAGGACGCTCGCGCCGTccttccacgccgccgccgtcctctcctTCATGGCGGAGACCCACGCCGTCGACATGCGGTCGCGGCAAACGGCGGGTCAGATCAACGCGTGGGCGAAGAAGGCGACGAACGAGCTCATCGACTCGGTCATCGACGGCGAGCTCCccaccgacgccgacgtcgtcgtcaccaacgccgacgtcgtcgtcaccAACGCCGTCTACTTCAAGGGCAAGTGGGAGGAGCCATTCAAGAAGAGGCTCACCATCACCGACAAGTTCcaccgcctcggcgccgccgccgccgttgacgcGCGCTTCATGCGGAGCACGCTCCCGCGCCACCACATCGCCTGCCACGACGGGTTCAAGGTGCTCCGCCTCCCGTACGAGCAAGGCCGGCGCccgccgtggtcgccgccgccgtcgcgcttcTCCATGTTCGTCTTCCTCCCCGACGCGCGCGACGGGCTCTGGGACCTCCTCGACGAGATGGCGTCAACGCCGGACCTCCTGCAGGCGGCGCTGCCGACGAAGACGGTGCGAGTCGGCAAGTTCATGCTGCCCAAGTTCAAGCTCACCTTCTCCGACGACATCGCCGGCGTCCTCCGCGACCTGGGCCTCGACGTCACCTTCAGCGACGGGGAGGCCGACTTCTCCAAGATGGTGGAGGAGGacggctgctccggcggcggcaggccgcTGTCGATGAGGAGTGTCGTCCACAAGGCCGTGATAGAGGTGAACGAGGAAGGCACCGAGGCAGCGGCCGTCACCGGCGCGACATTGTGCCTCGCGAGTGCGAAGCGGCCacggccggtggtggtggactTCGTCGCCGACCATCCTTTCGCCTTCTTTGTCATCGAGGAGACGACGGGCGCCGTCGTGTTCGCTGCCCACGTCCTTGACCCTAGCTCAAAGCCCGGAGCTGttgacgaagacgatgacgatgacgatgtcGTTGACTATAGGTCAACGCCCGGAGCTTCGGAAGAagttgacgacgacgacaacatgAACCACCAAGTCGGCATGATTGGATGTCTTCGTGAACTTTGGGGTTGCTGCTGCATGCCATTTGCTGTGGTTAGAAACTTTGTGAAATTTCTCGTGTGGATGAATACATGA